GCGATAGAGGCTATCAGTCCGATTCCGGCAAAGTAGTACCAAATGTAATGGGCATGTTGGCTTGCTGCTAACCACGCAGCATGATTGTCGAATAACATAGGGTCAGGACAGTATTTGGTTAATAGTATTCCGGCCAATCCAAAGCCCAGTATCGAAGATAAAAACGAATGTAAATGGCTAAATCCAAGATACATTCCTTCTTCTCCTTTAGGAGCTTGTAATGAGAAATATTCCAAATAGCGTGGTGAAATAAAACATTCTGCCAGAGCTTGTACTACAATCCCGAGAACCATCATAATGGTAATGTTGCTTATGTTAGCAAACATCTCGTTTCCTAGGAGATTGCCACATGCCATGAGTAAAGCTGAAATCGGAATTAAAAACATTCCGATATTTATTGATGTTAATGCTGATTTTTTTGACATCAATCGAGTAACAAAACTTACACAACATACAACAATAAAAGGGTTAACGTTGGCTATCCATCCTGGCTTGGCGGTTTCACCTGCCATTCGAATGACATATTTGGGCATTGTAGCATATAACTGCTGTTGCACAATCCAGAATCCGGTCACGATCAATATTAAAATGAGTAAACGCCAATTAGTCAAGATACGGATAAAGCCCTGTCCAATCTCTTTTATACTTTTGCCTTGACCTGCAGAATGGGCCGATCGGTAGAACAATATCACAGCTAATAAAGCGATGAAAGTCATTGTGGCTGAAAAATAATTGATATA
This is a stretch of genomic DNA from uncultured Bacteroides sp.. It encodes these proteins:
- a CDS encoding peptide MFS transporter; protein product: MNNSPKGAIKGYSTAFWISNTVELFERMAYYAIFIVLTIYLSTTLGFNDFEASMISGLFSGGLYLLPIFTGAYADKIGFRKSMIIAFSLLSISYLGLAVLPTFLEASGLVNYGIVTHFKGLQESSERWIIVPILFTLMIGGSFIKSIISASVAKETTEATRAKGYSIFYMMVNVGAFTGKTIIDPLRNQIGDQAYIYINYFSATMTFIALLAVILFYRSAHSAGQGKSIKEIGQGFIRILTNWRLLILILIVTGFWIVQQQLYATMPKYVIRMAGETAKPGWIANVNPFIVVCCVSFVTRLMSKKSALTSINIGMFLIPISALLMACGNLLGNEMFANISNITIMMVLGIVVQALAECFISPRYLEYFSLQAPKGEEGMYLGFSHLHSFLSSILGFGLAGILLTKYCPDPMLFDNHAAWLAASQHAHYIWYYFAGIGLIASIALLVFAKITQRIDKKKVNEG